In the genome of Acidobacteriota bacterium, the window CGTCGCCGCCAAAGCACATCTTCACACCCGCGGCGAGCGCCGCCCTGAAGGTCTCGCGCTTGCGCGCGATGCGCGCCGGCTCGGGATCGACGCCCTTCTTCCACCCGCCGTACTGCGAGATGGCATCACCGGCGGCAATGGTCGGACAAAACGCCACGTTCTTCTCGACCATCAGCTTCCAGATCTCTGGCGTGCCTTCGTCGCCGTGCTCGATGGTTTCGGCGCCGCCCATGATGGCGCGCCGCATGCCCTCCGGAGACGAGGCATGCGCGACCACCGGCCGGCCACTGCTGTTGGTCGCCTCGACGATTTTCTGTATCTCTTCGAGCGTGAAACCTGGTTGGGTTTCGCCGTTCGGTCCCCAGCGGTAGTCGGCGTATATCTTGATGAAGTCCACGCCGCGCGCAATCTGCGAGCGCGCCTCGCGAACCACGCCCTCCGGTCCATCCGCCTCGTTCGCGCCTTGCGGTACCGTGAACTCGGGCGCAAACCCTTTCGGAGCGTAACTACCGGTCACGACCATCGCCGGGCCGGCCACCAGCATGCGGGGGCCGGGAATGATGCCCTCGTTGATTGCCTGCCGCAGGCCGATGTCGGCGTAGCTGGCGCCTTCGCTGCCGAGGTCGCGCACCGTGGTCACCCCTGCCATCAAGGTGTCGCGCGCGTGATTGACGCCACGCGCGACCCGCACCGCCAGGGGCTCCCGCAGCACCTGGTCGTTCCACGAGGTCTCGTTGTACGGATGCAGCAACAGGTGCGAGTGGCCTTCGATGAGGCCTGGCAGCAGCGTCGTACCCGGCAACGCGATGGTGCGTGCGCCACCAGGCGCATTCGTGGTGGCCGGCGGACCGGCGGCGATGATCCGGTCGCCGCGCACGACCACCACCCATCCGGGGTGCATGGTCTCGCCATCGAAAACGCGATCGGGCTGCAGCACAAATGCCGGCGGCGGCACCTGCGCCGGCAGGGCCACGCCCGTGGCGGCGAGTGCAACGGCAATCAGCAGCGCGCGCACGGTTACTTCACGCCTTTGAATGGCGAA includes:
- a CDS encoding amidohydrolase family protein — encoded protein: MRALLIAVALAATGVALPAQVPPPAFVLQPDRVFDGETMHPGWVVVVRGDRIIAAGPPATTNAPGGARTIALPGTTLLPGLIEGHSHLLLHPYNETSWNDQVLREPLAVRVARGVNHARDTLMAGVTTVRDLGSEGASYADIGLRQAINEGIIPGPRMLVAGPAMVVTGSYAPKGFAPEFTVPQGANEADGPEGVVREARSQIARGVDFIKIYADYRWGPNGETQPGFTLEEIQKIVEATNSSGRPVVAHASSPEGMRRAIMGGAETIEHGDEGTPEIWKLMVEKNVAFCPTIAAGDAISQYGGWKKGVDPEPARIARKRETFRAALAAGVKMCFGGDVGVYAHGDNVRELELMVEFGMAPTAALVAATSGNATYFRQAERIGRVKPGLLADLIAVTGDPTATVQALRRVTFVMKGGEVFKQ